One part of the Arachidicoccus terrestris genome encodes these proteins:
- a CDS encoding pyridoxal phosphate-dependent aminotransferase, with protein sequence MQLSSLLDRFAEPETLKMAKLGRELRAQGIDVIDLSLGEPDFDTPKHVKDAAIKAIEDNWSHYTPVPGFLDLREAVVTKLKRDNQLEYEPTQIVVSTGAKQSLANAILAIADDGDEVIIPTPYWVTYSELVKIARGKVVEVRTSPESGFKISPAQLEAAITPKTKAFLFSSPCNPSGAVYSKEELTALAEVFRAHPDIFIISDEIYEYINYVGAHQSIAQFDDLKDRVIIVNGLSKGFAMTGWRLGYTASNVQVAKAMEKIQGQTTSGTCSITQRAAIAALTGDLQPSRDMTAEFTRRKKRVLELVAEIPGISCAEPEGAFYIFPDVHAFYGKSDGNITIKDSADFSMYLLNTAHVSSVMGAAFGEPNCVRFSFANSIGNIEKGWARIKEALAKLK encoded by the coding sequence ATGCAACTTTCTTCTCTTTTGGACCGGTTTGCGGAACCGGAAACCCTCAAAATGGCCAAATTAGGCCGCGAGTTAAGGGCTCAGGGGATCGATGTCATTGATCTAAGCCTGGGTGAACCTGATTTCGATACACCTAAGCATGTCAAGGATGCCGCCATTAAAGCCATTGAGGATAACTGGAGTCATTATACCCCGGTACCGGGTTTCCTGGATCTCCGGGAAGCTGTTGTGACCAAATTGAAAAGAGATAATCAGCTTGAATATGAGCCTACGCAGATCGTTGTCTCTACCGGCGCCAAGCAAAGTCTGGCCAATGCGATTCTTGCTATTGCAGATGACGGTGATGAGGTGATCATCCCTACTCCTTACTGGGTTACCTATTCTGAACTGGTTAAAATTGCCAGGGGTAAGGTGGTGGAAGTGCGCACCAGCCCTGAAAGTGGGTTTAAAATCTCGCCCGCGCAATTAGAGGCGGCTATTACACCTAAAACGAAGGCGTTTTTGTTCTCTTCTCCCTGTAATCCTTCCGGAGCAGTCTATAGTAAAGAAGAATTGACAGCCCTGGCGGAGGTATTCCGCGCCCATCCTGATATCTTTATCATCTCTGATGAAATCTATGAATATATCAATTATGTCGGGGCGCACCAGAGTATTGCTCAGTTTGATGACCTGAAAGACAGAGTAATCATCGTTAACGGTCTGAGTAAGGGATTTGCCATGACCGGCTGGCGGCTGGGTTATACAGCTTCCAACGTACAGGTGGCTAAAGCCATGGAAAAAATCCAGGGGCAAACGACCAGTGGAACCTGCTCTATCACTCAGAGAGCCGCCATCGCCGCTTTAACAGGAGATCTCCAGCCTTCCAGGGATATGACAGCAGAATTTACCCGTCGTAAGAAAAGAGTATTGGAACTCGTCGCTGAAATTCCGGGAATTAGCTGTGCGGAACCTGAAGGGGCATTTTATATATTTCCGGATGTACATGCGTTTTATGGCAAATCTGATGGGAATATCACCATTAAGGATTCTGCAGATTTTTCTATGTATCTGCTGAATACCGCGCATGTATCCTCTGTGATGGGCGCCGCATTCGGAGAGCCGAACTGTGTCCGCTTTTCTTTTGCCAATAGCATCGGGAATATTGAAAAAGGCTGGGCAAGGATCAAGGAGGCATTGGCGAAACTGAAATAA
- a CDS encoding DUF4397 domain-containing protein, with product MKRIFYILVVFIGITIWACTKSSVTGSQAPTRIRMINAMPGKSFDLILNDETLAENIAYDSATEFLNGPAGFYKLLIHENGSNDTLINGNQYLQAGEKYTLFLIPDSSNRVNGVKLSVVTDDDEIPSFDSAKFRFFNFAPDTTSMSIVRLKRRGTSDRYDTIYPYLGVGRTYLDNSLNSQLGQYTTIFTDTYLFEFLKTNDPGVLIESKSVAIEKGKFYTFYFEGYDSLETGEFRRKLKVRVSEL from the coding sequence ATGAAACGCATCTTTTATATACTTGTTGTTTTTATAGGCATAACGATCTGGGCCTGCACCAAATCTTCTGTAACCGGCAGCCAGGCGCCGACACGTATCCGTATGATTAATGCCATGCCGGGTAAAAGTTTTGATTTGATCCTGAATGATGAAACCCTGGCGGAGAATATCGCTTATGACAGTGCCACCGAATTTTTAAACGGGCCGGCCGGCTTTTATAAATTGCTGATCCATGAGAATGGTAGTAATGATACCTTGATCAATGGTAACCAGTATCTTCAGGCAGGGGAAAAATATACCCTGTTTTTAATACCGGATAGCAGCAACCGGGTCAACGGGGTGAAACTGTCCGTTGTGACGGACGATGACGAAATCCCTTCATTTGATTCCGCAAAATTCAGGTTTTTTAATTTTGCGCCGGACACAACCTCTATGTCCATTGTTCGGCTGAAAAGAAGGGGGACCAGCGATCGGTATGATACCATTTATCCTTATTTGGGTGTAGGAAGAACCTACCTGGACAATAGCCTGAACAGCCAGCTTGGGCAGTATACAACTATTTTTACCGATACTTATTTATTTGAGTTTTTAAAGACCAATGATCCGGGTGTGCTCATTGAATCGAAGTCTGTAGCTATAGAGAAAGGAAAATTCTATACCTTTTATTTTGAAGGATACGACAGCCTGGAGACAGGTGAATTCAGACGGAAACTGAAAGTCCGGGTATCTGAATTGTAG
- a CDS encoding L-serine ammonia-lyase, protein MANEAISVFDMFKIGVGPSSSHTLGPWRAALRVLEEIRSRGLLEQVSHIEVLLYGSLAKTGHGHGTDIAVKMGLLGEDPETTDVGLITEKMDTIAAEKKLNLAGSHCIDFDPSVDVAFLFSESLPFHPNALTFLVQFTTGENLSETWYSIGGGFVVKEGQTGPDAHQLVELPFPIQDAKDLVFWCMKTGMPIHDVVLENESAWRPEEETKEGVLHIWETMRACIYRGCHHQGILPGGLSVKRRAFELNRRLTKKEAYENYDQWLEIVRRSKGNFNEILDWLSCFALAVNEENAAFGRVVTAPTNGAAGVIPAVLMYYIAFCEDVDEEKIIQFLLTASEIGSIFKKGATISAAMGGCQAEIGVSSAMAAAAMAEALGGTQKQSLMAAEIAMEHHLGLTCDPIGGLVQIPCIERNTMGAIKAITASQLALQSGPDYAKVSLDKVVRTMWDTALDMNSKYKETSDGGLAVHIPLGLSEC, encoded by the coding sequence ATGGCAAACGAAGCAATATCGGTATTTGATATGTTTAAAATAGGCGTAGGGCCTTCAAGCTCGCACACCTTAGGTCCCTGGAGGGCGGCTCTGCGGGTATTGGAGGAAATTCGTTCCCGTGGATTACTGGAACAGGTTAGTCATATAGAAGTTTTACTCTATGGATCCCTGGCCAAAACAGGGCATGGGCACGGAACGGATATCGCTGTTAAGATGGGCCTGTTGGGAGAAGACCCCGAGACCACTGATGTGGGCTTGATTACGGAAAAAATGGACACCATTGCGGCAGAAAAGAAATTAAACCTGGCAGGGAGTCATTGTATTGATTTTGACCCGAGTGTAGATGTAGCTTTTCTATTTAGCGAATCCTTGCCTTTTCACCCCAATGCGCTCACTTTTCTGGTTCAGTTTACAACTGGAGAAAATCTGAGTGAAACCTGGTATTCGATTGGTGGTGGTTTTGTTGTAAAAGAAGGTCAGACGGGACCGGATGCCCATCAACTGGTAGAATTGCCCTTTCCGATCCAGGATGCCAAGGACCTGGTTTTCTGGTGCATGAAGACAGGAATGCCGATCCACGACGTGGTCCTTGAAAATGAATCCGCCTGGCGCCCGGAAGAGGAGACCAAAGAAGGTGTGTTGCACATCTGGGAAACCATGAGGGCCTGTATTTACAGAGGCTGCCATCATCAGGGAATTTTACCGGGGGGGCTGAGTGTTAAACGCCGCGCTTTTGAGCTTAACAGGCGGCTTACTAAAAAAGAAGCATACGAAAATTATGACCAATGGCTGGAGATCGTCAGGAGATCCAAAGGAAATTTTAATGAAATACTGGACTGGCTAAGTTGCTTTGCGTTGGCCGTTAATGAGGAAAATGCCGCGTTTGGCAGAGTTGTAACAGCACCGACAAACGGGGCAGCCGGTGTCATCCCTGCTGTGTTGATGTATTATATCGCATTTTGTGAAGACGTGGATGAAGAAAAAATCATCCAGTTTTTGCTCACCGCTTCGGAAATCGGAAGTATTTTTAAAAAAGGCGCTACGATTTCTGCCGCCATGGGCGGCTGCCAGGCAGAGATCGGCGTCTCTTCAGCCATGGCCGCCGCTGCCATGGCTGAAGCGCTCGGCGGCACCCAGAAACAAAGCCTTATGGCGGCGGAGATCGCCATGGAGCATCACCTGGGGCTGACTTGTGATCCGATCGGCGGATTGGTTCAGATTCCCTGTATTGAACGAAATACAATGGGGGCCATTAAGGCCATTACCGCCTCGCAGCTGGCACTGCAAAGCGGTCCGGATTATGCTAAGGTATCCCTGGATAAAGTCGTCAGAACCATGTGGGACACGGCACTTGATATGAACAGCAAATACAAAGAGACTTCGGATGGTGGATTGGCGGTCCACATTCCACTTGGGTTGAGTGAATGTTAG
- a CDS encoding pyridoxal phosphate-dependent decarboxylase family protein, which produces MTMKYWRKLSALQQDEIISHALKQNVNYAEGGSLGVPASTLDDKVFYGQASFLKDSPWLRLYVQNPNHIGCHTLGDSEPFFKGTQALEKEVIQLLGEDMLGAPEAGCDGYIAAGGTEANLQAIWIYRNYFEKEFSAKPSEIALICSSDTHYSIAKGAGIFGLPLLEVPVEESTRLIQQDRLEPLVHNAVKEGIGYFIVVANMATTMFGSIDDPNVYAGILKSVGRPFKMHVDGAFGGFIYPITEQNNQLDFTNPDISSITLDAHKMLQAPYGTGIFLIRKNLMHFVYTEQAQYVNGMDITLSGSRSGANAVAVWMILMTYGYYGWQEKIQVLINRTDWFCGQLEKRGIRFYRHEKMNIVTIRSVDVPKKVADKYYLVPDKHNSPADWYKIVVMEHVDRLKLLAFLQDLDSRQA; this is translated from the coding sequence ATGACCATGAAATACTGGAGAAAACTAAGCGCTTTGCAGCAAGATGAGATCATTAGTCATGCGCTGAAGCAGAATGTCAACTATGCAGAGGGCGGCTCGCTGGGGGTACCGGCCTCTACACTGGACGATAAAGTTTTTTATGGCCAGGCCAGCTTTTTAAAAGATTCGCCCTGGCTTAGGCTTTATGTACAGAACCCGAATCATATCGGTTGCCACACCCTGGGTGACTCCGAACCTTTTTTTAAAGGCACACAGGCGCTGGAAAAAGAAGTGATCCAGCTTTTAGGTGAAGATATGCTGGGCGCGCCGGAGGCAGGTTGCGATGGCTACATAGCCGCCGGGGGAACCGAGGCCAATTTGCAGGCGATCTGGATTTACCGCAATTATTTCGAGAAAGAATTCAGTGCGAAACCGTCAGAAATTGCGCTTATCTGTTCTTCAGACACCCATTACTCTATTGCTAAAGGTGCCGGTATCTTTGGGCTTCCATTGCTGGAAGTGCCGGTAGAGGAGTCTACCCGCTTAATACAGCAGGACCGCCTGGAGCCGTTGGTACATAACGCTGTGAAAGAAGGTATCGGTTATTTTATCGTGGTGGCTAATATGGCTACCACGATGTTTGGCAGTATTGACGACCCGAATGTATATGCCGGGATTTTGAAATCTGTTGGCCGGCCTTTTAAAATGCATGTAGACGGCGCTTTTGGCGGGTTTATTTATCCCATTACAGAACAAAACAATCAATTGGATTTTACCAATCCGGATATCAGTTCCATCACGCTGGACGCTCATAAGATGTTGCAGGCTCCTTACGGGACCGGTATATTTCTGATAAGAAAGAACCTGATGCATTTTGTGTATACCGAGCAGGCACAATATGTGAATGGAATGGATATTACCCTTTCCGGCAGTAGGTCCGGTGCTAACGCTGTCGCTGTCTGGATGATTTTGATGACTTACGGTTATTACGGCTGGCAGGAAAAGATACAGGTGCTGATTAACCGCACCGACTGGTTTTGCGGGCAGCTGGAAAAAAGAGGGATCCGGTTTTATCGACATGAGAAAATGAATATTGTAACAATCCGGTCCGTGGATGTTCCAAAAAAAGTCGCAGATAAATATTATCTGGTTCCCGATAAGCATAACAGCCCGGCTGACTGGTATAAAATTGTTGTAATGGAGCATGTGGACCGGCTGAAACTGCTGGCGTTTTTACAGGATCTGGATAGCCGACAAGCATGA
- a CDS encoding ribonuclease Z, with amino-acid sequence MFGVTILGNNSAVPAHDRHPTAQAVTIAGEVLLLDCGEGTQLQIKNYHVKRSRITRIFISHLHGDHYFGLIGLLSSMALINRNTPLHLYGPAALKELIDLQLHVSDSVLPYELIFHPLSGAATLVQGSKYRIDVFPVEHRIECYGFLIRENHAPRKIDPEKTSSFEIPHAYYEKLQWGADYQTKDGRIIKNENLTTPGKKNLSYAYCADTLYTDSFLPYINHVDLLYHESTYLDDFEQQARSRFHSTARQAAMTAGKAKAGRLLLGHFSSKFKEVQLFEQQAREVFPYTDLSQEGVTYLV; translated from the coding sequence ATGTTTGGCGTAACAATATTAGGGAATAACTCTGCTGTACCGGCCCATGACCGGCATCCTACTGCACAGGCTGTAACCATTGCAGGCGAAGTGCTGTTATTAGATTGCGGCGAGGGTACGCAACTGCAGATAAAGAATTACCATGTTAAACGCAGCCGCATCACGCGCATCTTTATTTCTCATTTACACGGAGATCATTATTTCGGATTGATAGGCCTGCTGAGCTCTATGGCACTCATCAATCGTAATACTCCCTTACATCTCTATGGGCCGGCTGCATTAAAAGAGCTGATCGACTTGCAGCTACATGTTTCCGATAGCGTGTTACCTTATGAATTGATCTTTCATCCCCTTAGTGGCGCAGCGACGCTGGTGCAGGGATCTAAATACCGGATTGATGTCTTTCCTGTAGAGCACCGGATTGAGTGTTATGGCTTTTTGATCCGGGAAAACCATGCTCCCCGGAAAATCGACCCGGAGAAGACCAGCTCATTTGAAATTCCCCATGCCTATTATGAAAAGCTGCAATGGGGAGCAGATTACCAGACAAAAGATGGCCGAATTATTAAAAATGAAAATCTGACCACCCCAGGTAAAAAGAATCTGAGTTATGCCTATTGTGCAGACACGCTGTATACGGATAGCTTTCTGCCCTATATCAACCATGTTGATTTACTCTATCATGAATCCACCTATCTGGATGATTTTGAACAACAGGCCAGGAGCCGGTTCCATTCTACGGCGCGGCAGGCTGCGATGACTGCCGGCAAAGCAAAAGCAGGCAGGCTGTTGCTGGGGCATTTTAGCAGCAAATTCAAAGAGGTACAGCTATTTGAGCAGCAAGCCAGAGAAGTCTTTCCTTACACGGATCTGAGCCAGGAAGGGGTCACATATCTGGTGTAA